The Balneolales bacterium ANBcel1 genomic sequence CCAACTACCGGCCAGTGCCTTTCGGCAGGCATACCTGGATTACGCGCCGGCACAAACAGCAACCGGAAATTCATGTAAACGATGTCGGCCTAACCTATGTTTACATTGTATACCGCGACCGTAAGGCACAGATTAAGAATGCCTTACCCGCAATTCGTAAATTCCTTGTCGTTTGTTGATAATCCATATGATTATCAACATATTTGACACCTTCTTCCATATATGAATTGCGAAACCTGTTAATTACGAATAAAACCCCTCTTCTATGTTACGAAAATCATATATCCTGCTGGTTTCATCCATACTTGCGTTTACAGTCTGGAGTTGTGACGATGACAGCCCAACAGGCCCTGACCTCTCGGACGCACCCGAGTCACCTTCCATGGACCATGTGGAAATGGATCTGTCGGTTTTTGAAAACGCAGAAAACTACGGAGCATTCAAAGCCATGGATCCGGAATCCTTCCTCAAGGAGCTCCCGACTCTTGCGGACCACCATGAACTCAGCGCCTATGAGCAGGCCGCTTTTTTCGCTGCGGCTGCAGAGATGTATTTCCAGATCATGGGACAATTTCCCAACATCTTTTTTGCGCATCAGGATTGGGGTGATCCCTCCCTTGACGGAAACACCTGGGTTTGGGAATGGAGCTTTGCCGCGGAAGGTGAATCCATGACCATGACGGTAACAGCCGAGTCAGTTGACGATGAACGTCACTGGGAACTACGGTACACCACACAGGGAATGGATGGCCAGGACGACCTGGATAACGAGTTGCTCATAGCCTCGCAGGTCAGGCTCGACGGCTCCGGAGGATCCTGGCAACTGTATGACTTCTTCGAAGACGACCCGGTTTTTCTCGTTGATTATGCACTGGAAGATGAGATAACCACCATGGTCGACATGCACTTCTTCGAGGAAGAGGACGGTCGATTCTATTATGAGCGCGACGGAAGCCAGAGCATACTTGAGCTCTGGGATGTGGTTTACGGTGGAAACACCACCATAGAGTGGAACAACGAGACGCACACCGGATCCATTCAAAGTCCCGAATATCACGGAGGCGACCGGGTTTGCTGGGATGAAAATTACACCCGGACCGAATGCTGACCCTTTGTCTTTACAGCCTGTCCGGAGTACCAAAAGGCTGCTGAAATACTGATATCTCAATAATTCCGTTTTGAACTGAATTATCGACATGAGCAAACGCTTCCCCGAGGCGTTTGCTCTTTTTTTATTCATGCACCGGAACCTCTTTCATTCCGGATTTGTGACACGGTTTGTCGACATACTGTTTTTCGTCACCCATCACCGGCATATCCCGATTCCCGAAACCATTGATGCCTATAGTTTTTTTGCAAATTGCCGATAACTAATAGTGATCAATTAAAAAAGCACAAACAGATCATCAAATCGGTAGAAAAAGGAATCCGAAATGTTAAAAATTCTCAGTGTGGAAGATGATTATATCGCTTCCTTCATGCTCAATGAGCAGATCGAACGAATGGGGTACTTTATGGTGGATACCGTTGAAACCGGGGAGGATGCCGTTGAACTCTGCCAGTGGATGAAACCCGATTTGATTCTCATGGATATCACTCTCAATGGTGACATGGACGGCATTGAAGCATCTGAAAAAATCACGGAAGAGGCCGGCAGCGTTCCCATCATTTTCATCACCGGCATTACGGATCCGGAGATACACAAAAAAGCCAGGGTGCTAAATCCGCACGGCTTTTTTACCAAGCCTGTCAACGTCAAGGCGCTTCAGCAGTCCATTGAGGAAGTGTTCAAAAAACATCGGTGACGTCGGCGCATTGCGTCTGACGCCAGGCATCTTAATGCCGGATTACTGAACATGTCGCTAGTGGCAACTTCCCTGCCCCGATGACAAATCCGGACTGATAAACGGTATGCCCAGTGACAGGCCCCGCAGTATCAGCAACAGTCCCACAAGTACCGCCAGCCAGGGAATGGCCTTCTGCAGCCGCAGTTGCCAGGTGCCGGTGAGCAACCCGGGAGAAACGGCCATCATAAACATGACCGGTGCCGTGCCAATCCCGAACAGTGCCATATATATCATCCCGTTCAAAACTCCTCCGGTAGTAAGGGCCGCCGCCAGGGCGACATACACCAGACCGCATGGCAGGAAACCATTCACAATCCCGATCAAAAACATAGACTGGCCCGTGCCAGCACGCATCAGCGGCTGCATGACGCGATGAAAAAAAGCGCTGATGCCGGAAAACCATCCTTTTTCCAGAGTCCATGAGCGATTCCACACCACCAGGGTCACAAGCACGATTCCCGCACCGGTGATAACCGACAATGCCTGCTGATACCCCACGAGCCAGGCGCCAAGCCCCAGCAGTCCCAGTACCGCTCCCATCATAGTGTACGTTACCGCTCGGCCGGCGTTATAGAGCACCCTGCCCGAAACATACCTTGCCCATGCATCCGTTTTGCCCGGCAATGCCACGGCAATGGGGCCGCACATGCCGATACAGTGTGCCGAACCGGCAAAACCCAGCAGAAATGCTGTCCAGAAAAAGTCCATTTTAATCGCTTTTATGAGTTGTCAAGTAGCCTGGTTGCTATCGTTTACCGATTGCGGTTATCATGCGCCCGCATACTCGGTAAAAATGTTTTAATATTGTGTGCGGTAGTACCGGTTTTCTGTGCCTATGTGCCGGCAACGCCCGCCCTGAGCAAATCGCTCTCCACATGCCGGTTTACATCTTGCTCGAGCCGTCCCAGCGAAGGCTGGCTCTTACGAAGCGAAAGCGCATGCATCGTTACAAAAAAGGAGCTCAGCATCATTGCGAGGATCGCGAAAAACGGGTGCAGAAGTCCCGTGAGCGCCACACCGATTCCAATAATGTTATATATAATCGCCCAGAAAAAGTTGCCGCGGATGGTCCGTCGGATTCGGCCGGAAAAGGTGAGCATCTCGGATATACTCAACAAGCTCGGGTGAAATAGAACAAAATCGGCATTATTCCGGATACTCAGAGAGCCGGTATAGACACCCACGCCGAGATCGGCCTTGTTGATGGCCATCAGGTCGTTGGTGCCGTCACCTACAAAAAGTATCCCCCCATGGCTTTCCCGGTACCGATCCACCAGCTCCGCCTTCTCCTCGGGAGAACATCCTCCATGGTAGTGAACCTTTGCGGTCACTTCCGGCGGCAGAGCCGTTTCCGCCGGGGCCGGATCGCCGGTTACCACCGCCACTTCCATCCCGTTCCGTTCATGAAGCTGCATAATCGACTCCTCCAGATGAGCGCGGGGCGGTTGATAGACCCTCAGGCGCATCATCAGCCGGCCGTCCAGAAACAGGCCGAAATCGCCGTCTGCCAAAGACTCTTGCCCGGCAGCATGGCGATTGTTGACCAGGAGCAGGGAATGGACTTTCGCACCGTTGTCCGCAGCCTGCCACTCCGCCCTGACACCCTGACCGGGTATCAGCCCGGTATTGCACACAGGCAGGGGTACCAGTTCGTGCTGAGCCAGATAGCGCCGGATGGCCCGGGCAAACGGATGGGTCTGCTCCAACTCCATGGCACCGGCCAGGCGCATCAGCCGTTCGACCGGCCAGGCGGGATCGTCGGTTACCCGGTTGAGTTCCCGCAATGCAACACCCTCGGTCAGTGTTCCCGTTTTGTCAAACATCACGAGTTTGATGTCGGAGAGCCGCTCCAGTGCGCTGCTCCCCCCCATCGCGACAATACCGGTTCGGTGCAGGCGCTGATGGGCCACCCAAAGAGCCGACGGAGTCGATATGGCGAATGCGCACGGACAGCCAATCAGCAATACGGCCAGAAACACTTCCAGGGCCTGGGCGGCGGTATGATGATACAGATGCCATGCGAGTCCGGCGAATGCCGTAACGATCACCGCCGAAAGCAAGATACTGGCGCCGCGGGATGCCACGCGCTCATAGTACCCCGGACGCGAACGCATCGCCCTGGCCCGGTTCATGTAGGACGAAAGCGTTGACTCGCGAAATGGCTTTATGACGCGCAGTAAAACCTCACCATCAATGCTGATACTTCCGGCCGATACGCGGTCTCCACGCTCCTTTCTGATGGCATCGGGCTCACCGGTCAGGTGCGACTCATCCATAAACCCGCCACCCTGCTCAACAACCGCGTCAAAAAGAACCGGCTGACCGGCCTCGGTGAGGGTGAGGTCGCCCGGCCCCAGTCGTTGGACCGGCACGCGCTCCGACGGTTGAACTCCATTCGCACCAGCCGCCTCTCCGGTGCTTTCGACCGAAACCTTCAACACTTCCGGCAGGGAACCCGGCTCCCAGATCCTCGCATAGCCGGACAGGCTCTTCTTGATTCTGGTATCGATCAAAAGACTTCCGACATAAAAGGTGAGGATCATGGCTGAAGTCTCGAAGTAGGTGTTTCCGGACAGCGTATCATAGCCTGAGATGCCGGCGATTCCGGCAATTCCGCTGCCTGCCAGCGTATTCCAGGCCGAAAGGATGTACGCCGCCCCGGAGCCTGTAAAAATGAGCGAAGCCAGGCTGAGCCTGCGGTCGCGGACCTCCCGCTTTAGGTTGTCGAGAAACGGGCCGGCCAGCAGAAACATGACCACGGTTGCCAGCCCGAGACTGATGTATCTCAGAAAAACCGGAGCCTGTTCCGCCTCGAAATGGAGGGTCAGGCTGATGAATATCAGGAAAATGGAGGAGATCAGAGCGAGGGCAAACCGAAGATAGAGCAGGTTTAACGGGGACAGGCGATCCGAACCTGTGGAAGCGTCCTGTCCGGTACCGGTATGTGCGCCCGGGCGACGCTTTGTTCCATCGGCTGCACCGGAACCGTTAGTATCACTGCCGGTTTGGGACGGACCTCTACCGGCGGATGTCCCGGCAGACGGGGTCGGTTCCAGAGTCCCGGACTTGCCGGCCGCCTCCGCCTCTGAGTAATAGTGTTCGTGCTGCTCCATCTCCCAGACCATCCGGCACCCGAAGCAGCAAAACAGGGGTGAGTGTTGCGGGGCCCGATGGGTGGATCTGACCGGCAGACCGCAGTGGGTGCAAACCGAAGTATGTTCAGTTTTCGATAAAGGCATCGAGCTGGCCTTCCGTCCATGCAGCGGTGCGGTCTTCCGAGGCGTTTCGCATTTCGGCCACTTCCTCCGGAGTAACCTCCGGAGCCTCATTTCCAAAAGCGTTCCGGATGTAGGTAACTACCGAGGCAACCTCGTCATCCGAAAGCAATCTTGCGAACCCCGGCATGGCGGCGTTATAGGTGACACCATTCCGGACAATTTGCCCTTCAAAGCCTCTCAGAACAATTTGTACGGGCCGCTCCGGGACTCCAATCACCCAGTCGGATCCGGTCAGCGGCGGGAAAGCTCCCTCAACACCGGAACCATCCTGCTGATGGCACGCCTGGCAGACCCGCGTATATACCTGGCGGCCGGTCACCATCATATCCAACTCTTCCGGGGCATCTGATACGGCCTGCGGTTCAGTAAAAAGCACATGAGGGCGGTCAGATATCTCCCCGAGGTATCGTCCCATATAGAAAAAGCCGAATGCGAGGGTGAGAATGATAACTGCGTACATCCACAAGGGGCCGCGCTCGTTTCCCTCTTCGGGAATTTCTTCTTCGCGCTCCATAGCGGCCCGGTGCAGCTCCTCAATGCTGCGATCGTCGTCGAGGTCGCCGAAATACTTTTCATCCGCCATCAGTCCACTCCGGTAATTTGCTGATCCAGTGAAATCAGATACGCCACCAGGTAGCGCGCTTCGTCGGTCGGCAGCACTTTACTGCCTTCGATACGATATTTTTGCGGCAGGCTGATCCCTTCCCTTCCCGGCCGGGCATCCTCGCTCACAACTTCAAAAAGCCAGGGGAACGGTGGCATGATGCTCTCATCGTTGATCGCCCTTGGCTGATACAGATTCAGATAGTGCCAGTCGCGGCTGGGCTGACGCGCGCCGATATTGGCGAGATCCGGTCCGGTGCGCATCGTTCCCAAATTGTGCGGCAGCAGATTGCGATAATCGGTCGCCAGGCTTGCCCTGCCCCATCCCCTTTCAAAATCCGCACCAAACCCTTCCGGGCGCACCTGTTTGGAGTGACAGTAGATACATCCTTCCCTGACAAAAATGCGGTGGCCTTCGGTCACTTCGAACGGTGTGAAATACGCCGGCTCTTTCACCCCTTCATCAATAAACAGTTTGGGGAGGATGGTGAGGCCGAACATGGCGATCAGGAACGTGGCCAAAATCCCGAAAAGCAAAATGGAATAACGTATCATACGGCAAACTCCTTCCGGATTTTTTCCCAGAGCTGGGGGGTGGCGGGTCGTTCGCCCGGAGCAAGGACCATTTTAATTACGAGCCAGGCAAAGATGATGTGACCGGAAGCCATGAGCAATCCGGATACCGACCGTGCGATCAGGTATGGGATGGTCATGGTGACGGTTTCGGTGAAAGGCACATCGGGGTTGTTCATGTCCCAGCCCTGGAACAGACCGATGTACTGGAGGGCGACGGCATAGATGATAATTCCAATGGCTGTCAGCCAGAAGTGCCATTTGATGAGCGCCTTTGAGTGCCACTCCCGCAGGGTAATTCTGGGGATGATATAGTAACAGGCACCGAACAGCATCATGGTCACAAAAGCGTACATGCCGATATGGGCGTGAGCTACCACGAAGTGGGTGAAATGGATGACTTCGTTGACCGACCGCAGCGCCTGCATGCTGCCCTGGAGGCTTACAAACGTGTAACTCATGGCGGCAAAAACCACAAACCTGAGTGTCGGGGAATACTTCACGGCACTGAAAGAACCGACCACCGTCATGTGATGGTTAACGGCAACGACCACGACGGGGATCACCATCATCACACTGGCCGAAATGGATATGGTGACAAACCAGGTTGGCAGCGGCGAACCGATCAGATGGTGAAATCCGTTCCAGTTGTAGAAAAGTGCAAGGCCCCAGAAGCCGAGCAGCGACAATCCGTAGCTGTAGATGGGACGGCCGAGCACTTTGGGGATGAAGTAGTAGGCGGCGGCAAGCCCAATCGGAGTAAACCAGAGACCCAGAGCGTTATGAGCGTACCACCAGTTCATGCCGGCCTGAACGGTGGGAGTATCAAAAATCGGAAGTGATGAAACGAGTCCGAGCAACGGGAACCAGAGAAACGCCGCCAGGATATACCAAACCGAGACGTAGAGTTGTTTGATGGTGCGGGTTGCCAGCATCAGGAACACGGATACCGACATGACCAGTACACAGAGTACGATGACCACCATGACCGGCACCGGGAACTCGAGCCACTCAATCCCACGTGAATGTCCTGCAAGGATTTGGATACTGCCAACAAGCAGTACAAGGTTCCAGACCGCCCCTGCCACCATGATGTATCCCCTCAGGTGAATAGGTGTTTTCAGCAGACGGCTGAAGATCCAGAGGGCAACGCCGGCACCTGTCATGGACGCCCAGCCATACACCATGGTATTCAGGTGAAGCGGCCGGACCCTTCCGAAGGTCAGCCAGCTCCAGCTTCCGAGCCAGTCGGGCAGATGCATTTTGACGGATGCCACCAGGGCGAGTACCGTACCGAACAGCAACCAGAAAATGCCCGACAAAATCAGAAAAAGCACAACATAACGAGCGCTTTTGTCCAGATCAGCGACACTGTATTCCCTTTTTTGCCCTGTATCAGGACTCACGCTCTTTTGTTTCATTCTTGTCATCCTTGAATATTTGATCCGTGCGTTTTCCGGCGGGTTCTTCCTCGTCGAAGGGAAGCATGCTCCCCCGCTGAATCCGGTCGAACTGGCCGGTAAAAAACGCCCATAGAAACAGCCCCAATCCACCGCCGATAATCAACAATGATGAGAGCAATAGTATTACACCGCCAAAACTCATAATCCGACTGATTAGGTGCTGTTGAAGCACCGGAAGTCTGATCTTACTGGTCTGCTCCGCGAAAGTGACATCCACCAGAACTACCGGCCAGGCAGTTGCCAGGAACGAGATCGTTGACAGCCGGACTACATGACGTCATGCACCCGACACGATATTCAGGTGCTGTCTTGCTGCGGAAAATAACATCAGCTTCTGTTTCAAGTTGTGCAGATCACAGGGCCCACACTGAAAATAATCTTGCTTGTGGAAGCGGGGTCCGGCCCGTCATCTGCCCGAAATAGTAACTCTCGAAAAGGTATTAAATCGGTTTCACAGTTCAAAAAAAAACTCAGAGCGTGGTTACAGGTCGTTGCAGGGAAACTCTCCCTGCTGGTCCTGTACCGGCACGATGAAGACCACTGCTGTAAGCGGCGGAAGATAAAAATGCCCCTCGGTAACAGCTGCCTCCTTCACGACAGAATCGTAGCCATCTCTCAGCACAGGGTGCAGCACGGCCCGTTCAAGACCCGGAAACGTCTGTGGCAGAGTGAATTCACGCTCCTCCCTGTCGGCATTGAACAGGATCAGTACACCGTCCAGGTCTTCGTCCAGGTGATCACCCGCACATGGGCCATCGGCAATACTCATGGCGATTATTCCGGGCTCCTGATCGGGCCCCGTATTATGAAATACCAGTCTTCGGTGAATATCTGCGGCGGTACCGAGGCGGAACAGCGGCGAGCTGTAACGAACCTTCAGCTGATCGAGAAAAATTCTGTGTGCCAGCTCCATGTGGTGCTGCTCCACGTTCAGGCCGGACATCCGCAGGAATTCGCGCATGAGATCCCATCGTTCGCTGTTATCCCATCCGGGAGGAAGCCCGATGCCCCAATTGTGAGTTTGCAGGCTGAAGTCGACGGCATTGTACCAGTCTCCCGAGTCAAAACTGTTGCGATCGAGCGACTTGGAGCGGAGGATATCGGTTCCCATCTGATAGAACGGCACACCCTGGCCGTAGTTGATGAACGCGTTGCTCAGGAGATGCACTCTTACCCGCTCGTCCATGGTCATATCGACCGGCAGTTTGACCTGCGTATTGTCCCAGAGCGTTTCGTTGTCGTGCTTGTCGATGTAGTTTACCGACTCTTCCGGGCGTAGGGCGAATCCGATCATTCCGGTGGCACCGTCAACGCGTTCGCCATGCCGGTTGACATAGGGGTAGGTGGCAAGGTTTCCGGCCATACCCACGCGAATGAGATCTGCCGCCTCCAGGAGTATGCCAAGGTTCTGCTGCTGATCTGGGTTTGCTTCCTCGTTGGGAAACAGGTAGAGGCCGCTGGCAAAGCCTTGTGCACGGCGATTATCCGTTACATTTCCACCGCGGATGGCGTCGCGTATGCGGTCATTGAAATTGCCTATTCCTGTTCCGCCCATATTGAACTGGGTGGCCTGCTCAAATATGCGATCGTCCGCCACTTCTCCGAAATTCCATCCCTCGCCATAGACATAGATATTGTCCCCGTCCACTCCGTCCTCTTCAAGCGTCAGTTCGGCGAGTGCCAGTTTGAGGTTTTCCATCACATAGCGGGGATGATGGCCCATCAGGTCAAATCGGAATGCATCGATTTTGTATTCACGCGCCCAGAGCAAAACAGAGTCGATGATCAGTTTTTCCATCATGGCGTGCTCGGCGGCCGTATTGTCGCAGCAGGTTGACGTCTCCATTTCACCAGTGTCGGGATGATACCGGTGATAGTAGCCCGGGACCACTTTGTCGAGTACCGATTGGGGCGAAAGGCCGGAAGCGAAGGTGTGGTTGTAAACCACATCCACGACAATATGCAGCCCGACCTGGTTCAGTGCCCGAACCATTTCCCTGACCTCCATTATGCGTGCCGGGCCGTCCGGATCGGTGGCATAGCTGCCTTCGGGCACATTAAAGTGTAACGGGTCGTATCCCCAGTTGAAACCATCATAGGAAGCAAGCCCCTCCATCCTTCCGGGCAGATAATAGGGTTTCTGAATCTCTTCAGTAGCCGGATCCTGCTCAGCCAGCTTTTCAAACACCTCCCGTATGGGAGTTGCACCATACTCGTTACACCGTTCTGCGATCTCAGGGTGGTCTATAAAATCACAGATGCGTTCGTATGGATGATGGAGATCCACGCGATCGGCCGGATCTTCGTTCACCGTGGCGATATCATTAATCGGCAGAAGATGAACATGTGTAAGCCCCGCATTGGACAATCGCTGCAGGTGAGTCATGCCCCGCGATAAACTGCGGTCTTCCCGCCCGTTGTGGGTGAATGCCAGGTAGGTGCCGCGGTGTGCCTCAGGCACCGACGAATCAAAAATACTGAAATCCCTCATGTGAATCTCATACAACGATATATCGGTTTTATTCGGGAGGCTTTTTTTCAGGCTTCCCCAACCATCGGGCATAAGGCTCTCATCTCCTGACAGATCCACTAATTGGCTGTATTTACTATCTGTAGACAAACTAACAGAGTAGGGATCCGTTACATCAAACGTGTTCACCTGATTATTTTCATGATGATATACCGTCACTTCAAAACGGTAGAGCATCCTGTCAAGATTCGACTTTTCACCGCTAAATCGCCATACACCATCCAACGGAACATCCGCTTTGTCGTGATTATCCGGGCTCAGATGGTCGGCGTGCAGGGTCTCAATCCGCTCTTTCTCCCTGTTGTATAAATTCAGGGTCACATTTTGCGCAGTGGGGGCCCAAAGCGATACGGTAATATGCTGCCCGTCGTAGCGCGGACCCAGGAGGCCGTCATAAGCATATAAATCATCGATAACATGCGGCATCTGGACTCTGGTGGCGGTCAACGGCCTGCCGTTTTCGTCATAAGCAATGGCCACGAGCTGTCCCTTGACTGCCCGCCTCACCGTTTCTTGATCTGCGTTAACCGAGAACACCGGGCGCCCGGCGATATGACGCATGCGCTCAACCCGTTCATCGTCCAGATAAGCGTGTTCTCCCACTGCAATAACGTTGCCGCCGGTAACTGCGTCGTGGTCCACCCTGATATCCGCCTGATGGCTATACCGAATCTCGCGAGTTGCGGTTTGCGGTCCGCTGTCCCAGACCAGGCGGTCGATGGCAACCCAATGAGCGGAAGCGCCCACCACCCCGTTGTCCACCGGGGTTTCCGGATCGTTTTCCTGCGAAGCAGTGCTACCATCCCCCATAACAGCACAGGAAGCAATGATCAGCGACGCACTCAAAACCAGAACTATCATCACAAACCAGGTCATATTTCTCATGATCTCAATTTTTCGGTATTTGTCATTTCGCACATCTGTTCGGTGTCATTACCGGCAATGCCACGTATCCGAGTTGCCTGCACAATCAGCTTCCAGCAGGCGACCCGGTTAAAAATCAATCCAGCGCCCGGAAGCGGATAGCCTGCCCTCCGCCGGGGGCCAGTTCCAGAGGCAGCATGGTGTTATTGTCCACCTCGATCTCTTCGATGACAATATCATAGGGATTCTCTTCCCAGTCAGCCGCAGCGCCGTCCCGGTAGATTTCGGCCACATAACGGCGTCCGCTATCCAGAAAAGAGAGGTCTGCGTTCAGGACTCTGGGCTGTTCGTCTGTAATACTGCCCAGATACCAGTCATCACTGTTACGATCGCGCCTGACTATAGTCACATACCGTCCGATGTCGGCGTGCAGTATTTTCGTGTCATGCCAGTCTACCGGCACATCCTTAATAAACTGAAAAGGTTCCGGATTTGCCTCATAGTTTTGCGGCAGATCAGCGGCCATTTGAAGCGGACTGAAGATTGTGACATAGAGCGCCAGCTCTTTTGCAAGAGTATGTTTGACGCGGTTATCGGGCCTGTATTCATCAAAATGCAGTTCAAAGATTCCCGGAGTGTAGTCAAAGGGCCCGGACAAAGAGCGCGTAAACGGGAGCGTCACTACATAATCGGGTGGATTGCCGCCCCACTCACCCCATGCGTTATACTCCTGACCCACAGCCACCTCCCGCGTCATAAGATTTGGCCAGGTGCGTCGTAAACCCGTATCCTTGACTCCTTCATGAACATTCAGGGAAATCTTGTGGGATGCGGCCAGCTCCACGACTCTCTGGTGATGGTCGACCATAAACTGCCCGTGATGCCATTCGAACTGCTCGTTCCCGTGTTCATCATAACGCATAATTTCGCGGCCGTGACCGACATAGCCGGTTTTAACGGCACGCACCCCGAGGGATTCATAAAGGGCAAAGCCCTCTTCCATCTGTGACTCATAATGCAGCACGGTGGCGGAATTTTCGTGGTGCCCCATCAGGCGGGTTCCCCTGTCCAGAGCGTACTGCGCCACACCTTCGAGATCGAACTCGGGAATAGACTCGGTAAAATCAAACACTACGCCGCTGTCGTACCAGTCGCCATCCCAGCCAGGGTTCCATCCTTCCACCAGCACATGGTCAATGTCATGTTCGGCGGCAAAATCGATATAGCGCATCGCATTTTCGGTAGTTGCCCCCAGATTTGGTCCGCGGCCCCAGGTGGATTTATCCAGATGCATCTCCCACCAGATGCCAACATATTTTCCCGGTTCAATCCAGGAGGTGTCCTCAATTTTGTTCGGTTCATTCAGGTTGAGAATCAGGTAGGAGGTGATGAGATCACCGGGGCGGTCGGCCAGCTGGATCGTCCGCCAGGGGGTTACCATGGGTGCGGATCCACGGACCCGAACGCCGTCCGACCAGGGCATCAGGTTTGCTTTGAGGGTGTAACCGTCCACCCGCTCCAGTGTCATGGTAGTGAAATCCACCAGAGCCGCCTCGTGGAAACTGATATAAAGGCTGTCGGCCGTGCGCATGGTCAGTGGAGTGTGCACGGTATCGGCCTGTGAAAGCGGTGTGTTTTCAAACAGGTATTCAAAACGGTTCCATTGGTAGGCATCGACATACCAGGACTCATGGTCGCCGGTCAAGTCAAACTCCGTCAATTCATCCATGATAATCAGGGTATCCAGGTTTGGCTGTTCCGGAAACTCGTAACGAAATCCGACACCGTCGTCAAAGGTCCGGAATACCACTGTCAGCTCCCTTCCCTCGGGAGCCTCTTCAGCCAGGCGGACCGTCATCTCCTCATAATGATTGCGCACATGTCGTTTTTCACCCCAAACCTGTTCCCAGGTTTCATCAAACGAATCGTATTCAACGGACTGTATCCGGAAGTTGCCCGACAAACTGCCGCCCTCGGCAAGCTCAAAGCCCATCCGTGATGGCTCGATCACGCTCACTCCTTTTCGCTCAACGGAATAAAACGGCACTCCATCGGCGTCCAGATTAAAATGAACCGTATTTATGCCCCTTGGTGAAGTAACGGAATGGGTGCTCTCCCGCGGCTGGCATCCCGAAACGATTATCATAAGCATAATCCAAAGAGTGGCTGA encodes the following:
- a CDS encoding response regulator, which gives rise to MLKILSVEDDYIASFMLNEQIERMGYFMVDTVETGEDAVELCQWMKPDLILMDITLNGDMDGIEASEKITEEAGSVPIIFITGITDPEIHKKARVLNPHGFFTKPVNVKALQQSIEEVFKKHR
- a CDS encoding sulfite exporter TauE/SafE family protein is translated as MDFFWTAFLLGFAGSAHCIGMCGPIAVALPGKTDAWARYVSGRVLYNAGRAVTYTMMGAVLGLLGLGAWLVGYQQALSVITGAGIVLVTLVVWNRSWTLEKGWFSGISAFFHRVMQPLMRAGTGQSMFLIGIVNGFLPCGLVYVALAAALTTGGVLNGMIYMALFGIGTAPVMFMMAVSPGLLTGTWQLRLQKAIPWLAVLVGLLLILRGLSLGIPFISPDLSSGQGSCH
- a CDS encoding HAD-IC family P-type ATPase, translated to MVWEMEQHEHYYSEAEAAGKSGTLEPTPSAGTSAGRGPSQTGSDTNGSGAADGTKRRPGAHTGTGQDASTGSDRLSPLNLLYLRFALALISSIFLIFISLTLHFEAEQAPVFLRYISLGLATVVMFLLAGPFLDNLKREVRDRRLSLASLIFTGSGAAYILSAWNTLAGSGIAGIAGISGYDTLSGNTYFETSAMILTFYVGSLLIDTRIKKSLSGYARIWEPGSLPEVLKVSVESTGEAAGANGVQPSERVPVQRLGPGDLTLTEAGQPVLFDAVVEQGGGFMDESHLTGEPDAIRKERGDRVSAGSISIDGEVLLRVIKPFRESTLSSYMNRARAMRSRPGYYERVASRGASILLSAVIVTAFAGLAWHLYHHTAAQALEVFLAVLLIGCPCAFAISTPSALWVAHQRLHRTGIVAMGGSSALERLSDIKLVMFDKTGTLTEGVALRELNRVTDDPAWPVERLMRLAGAMELEQTHPFARAIRRYLAQHELVPLPVCNTGLIPGQGVRAEWQAADNGAKVHSLLLVNNRHAAGQESLADGDFGLFLDGRLMMRLRVYQPPRAHLEESIMQLHERNGMEVAVVTGDPAPAETALPPEVTAKVHYHGGCSPEEKAELVDRYRESHGGILFVGDGTNDLMAINKADLGVGVYTGSLSIRNNADFVLFHPSLLSISEMLTFSGRIRRTIRGNFFWAIIYNIIGIGVALTGLLHPFFAILAMMLSSFFVTMHALSLRKSQPSLGRLEQDVNRHVESDLLRAGVAGT
- a CDS encoding cytochrome c produces the protein MADEKYFGDLDDDRSIEELHRAAMEREEEIPEEGNERGPLWMYAVIILTLAFGFFYMGRYLGEISDRPHVLFTEPQAVSDAPEELDMMVTGRQVYTRVCQACHQQDGSGVEGAFPPLTGSDWVIGVPERPVQIVLRGFEGQIVRNGVTYNAAMPGFARLLSDDEVASVVTYIRNAFGNEAPEVTPEEVAEMRNASEDRTAAWTEGQLDAFIEN
- a CDS encoding cbb3-type cytochrome c oxidase subunit II, with translation MIRYSILLFGILATFLIAMFGLTILPKLFIDEGVKEPAYFTPFEVTEGHRIFVREGCIYCHSKQVRPEGFGADFERGWGRASLATDYRNLLPHNLGTMRTGPDLANIGARQPSRDWHYLNLYQPRAINDESIMPPFPWLFEVVSEDARPGREGISLPQKYRIEGSKVLPTDEARYLVAYLISLDQQITGVD
- a CDS encoding cbb3-type cytochrome c oxidase subunit I, with amino-acid sequence MSPDTGQKREYSVADLDKSARYVVLFLILSGIFWLLFGTVLALVASVKMHLPDWLGSWSWLTFGRVRPLHLNTMVYGWASMTGAGVALWIFSRLLKTPIHLRGYIMVAGAVWNLVLLVGSIQILAGHSRGIEWLEFPVPVMVVIVLCVLVMSVSVFLMLATRTIKQLYVSVWYILAAFLWFPLLGLVSSLPIFDTPTVQAGMNWWYAHNALGLWFTPIGLAAAYYFIPKVLGRPIYSYGLSLLGFWGLALFYNWNGFHHLIGSPLPTWFVTISISASVMMVIPVVVVAVNHHMTVVGSFSAVKYSPTLRFVVFAAMSYTFVSLQGSMQALRSVNEVIHFTHFVVAHAHIGMYAFVTMMLFGACYYIIPRITLREWHSKALIKWHFWLTAIGIIIYAVALQYIGLFQGWDMNNPDVPFTETVTMTIPYLIARSVSGLLMASGHIIFAWLVIKMVLAPGERPATPQLWEKIRKEFAV
- the ccoS gene encoding cbb3-type cytochrome oxidase assembly protein CcoS, with amino-acid sequence MSFGGVILLLSSLLIIGGGLGLFLWAFFTGQFDRIQRGSMLPFDEEEPAGKRTDQIFKDDKNETKERES